TCACGAAGGACCAGAAGGTTTGCCCGAAACCGATGTGCGTCAAGTGTCCCGCCACCGCGCCGATCATCAAGCCATTGAACAGCAGGAAAAATGCGCTGCCCAGACCAAACAGCAACCCGCTGGCGAAGGTCTGAAAGGCGATGCCGATGTTGTGCATGATGTAGTAACCGAACATCACCCAGTCTTCGCTGGCGGCGCGTTCCGCCGAGCGGCCCAAGTGGCCGGCGACCGGGTCATACATGCTTTGCATCTCACTGACCTGCTCGGCTGGGATCAGGCTGTAGACCAGGTCCGGGAACAGATACACCAGCAGCGCAAAGCCGATCAGACTGCCAAAAAACATCAGGCTGGCGGCGAGCACAAAGCGCCATTGTTCGCGCACCAGCCGCGGGAAGCCGGCAAGGATAAAGCTCAGTATGTTGGTGCCCAGTCGACTGCGATGCCGGTAAAGCTGTTGATGCCCGCGCAGCACTTGTTGCTGCAACGAGTCGATCAGGAAACTGCTGTAGCCCCGTTCCTGAGCCAGTGCCAGTTGTTGGCAGAGCCGTCGATAGTCTTTCGGGAAACTGGCGATACCGGAAGCGTCCTTGCCGCGCTCCAGCTGTTCGAGCACCAGGGAAAACCGCGCCCATTCGGCCTTGTGGCGATTTTCGAAAAGGCTTTGCTTCATGCGGGCCCCAACAAACCACGAGCGATGGCGTTAAGTTCCGCCACGGCGCGTGGCGCGGGAACCTGCAAGGGTTGGGCAAGGATGGACGCGAGTTCATGGCTGCGCGCCTCGGAAAGTTCGCCCTGGCGCTCGGCAAACCCGAGGACGGCACGTTGCTCGGGTAGCGTCAGGGCAAAGGCCGGGCGCCGAGGCTGGACGTCGGGCAGTTGCGGTCGGGTCAATGGCTGTTCGCGGTAGATCACCAGCGTGCCGGCGGCCAGGTCACCGAGGCGTTTGAAGGAGGGGTGTTGCAGGCAACTGATGGCGCCGAGGAAGTAGCCAAACGGCAACAGGTCGACGAATCGCAACAGGTTACGCAACAGCGAGGCGGACCATCCGATCGGGGTGCCGTCGTCATGTACCACGCGCAACCCCATCCATTGTTTGCCCGGCGAACGGCCCTGATTGAGGACCTCGAACAGCACCATGTACCACCAGCTGACCCCGAACAGCAGAATCGAGCCCAGCCCGGCACCGAGTTTTCCCAGAAACGCCAACACGATAAACAGCACGCCGAGTATCAGCCCGCGCAACCCGAGGTCGATGGAGAACGCCAGCGCACGAACCATCAACCCGGCCGGGCGCAGTGGCAAGTCGATGCCTTCGGGCGTTTCGACTTGATACCGCGTGTCCAGTGGTGGGGGCAGCGTCGCATTCCTTGGCAGTGCTGTGGTCTCGAGCATGGGCAACCTTGATGTGGCCTGTTCGGGATTCGATGTCTGTCCGATGCTAGCAGCCTCTCGGGGGAAAACGACATAACTATGTATTGCACGTTGCGAAACCAGAAGTGATTGAATGACAAGTTACTGGCCGGGGCGGGATGTGAACGCCTAGACTTTGCCGATCTTCAGTTCAGGAACAGCCCGTGACCTCGATCTTCTGGTACGACTACGAAACCACCGGCATCAATCCCCGATGCGACCGCCCCCTCCAGGTGGCGGGGATTCGCACCGACTTCGATCTCAATGAAATAGACGAGCCGGTCAACCTCTTCTGTCAGCCCAGCGACGACATCCTGCCGCATCCAGCAGCCTGCGCGATCACCGGTATTACGCCCAGCCAGCTGGCCGAACACGGTTTGAGCGAAGCCGACTTCATGACCCGGGTGCACGCTCAACTGGCGGCACCGGGGACCTGCGGCGCGGGTTACAACACGTTGCGCTTCGATGACGAGATGACCCGTTACAGCCTGTACCGAAACTTTTTCGACCCGTATGCGCGCGAGTGGCAGGGCGG
This region of Pseudomonas mandelii genomic DNA includes:
- a CDS encoding stage II sporulation protein M; translation: MKQSLFENRHKAEWARFSLVLEQLERGKDASGIASFPKDYRRLCQQLALAQERGYSSFLIDSLQQQVLRGHQQLYRHRSRLGTNILSFILAGFPRLVREQWRFVLAASLMFFGSLIGFALLVYLFPDLVYSLIPAEQVSEMQSMYDPVAGHLGRSAERAASEDWVMFGYYIMHNIGIAFQTFASGLLFGLGSAFFLLFNGLMIGAVAGHLTHIGFGQTFWSFVIGHGAFELSAIALAGAAGLQLGWALIAPGRLPRAEALRLAARKSVLLICGVMLFLLIAAFIEAYWSSMTAPTPMTKYLVGAALWLLVATYLLFAGRNRHAPE
- a CDS encoding RDD family protein, which translates into the protein MLETTALPRNATLPPPLDTRYQVETPEGIDLPLRPAGLMVRALAFSIDLGLRGLILGVLFIVLAFLGKLGAGLGSILLFGVSWWYMVLFEVLNQGRSPGKQWMGLRVVHDDGTPIGWSASLLRNLLRFVDLLPFGYFLGAISCLQHPSFKRLGDLAAGTLVIYREQPLTRPQLPDVQPRRPAFALTLPEQRAVLGFAERQGELSEARSHELASILAQPLQVPAPRAVAELNAIARGLLGPA